A region from the Vicia villosa cultivar HV-30 ecotype Madison, WI linkage group LG3, Vvil1.0, whole genome shotgun sequence genome encodes:
- the LOC131657648 gene encoding uncharacterized protein LOC131657648 yields the protein MVMIFVGKPKVCYFHYIADKVRTKLAAWKAKLLSMASRVQLVKSTILSMLIHCLSIYKLPGSIVKKIETWMRNFIGSDNIDKKKIVNVDWKSWSNLLKARVKRNGRIIKYSIKSSIWHEIQEAHGTVMENCMWSIGNGTRVNFWLDNWLGQSLASKFHIPEKFHFALTSEVSDWWINNSWSIRNNIQLAFPNQLHSIFAVTIPDVEIEDLFIWKNAKDGQLTLKEAYNTIIKPNPSTTWKSFP from the exons ATGGTTATGATTTTTGTTGGAAAGCCTAAAGTTTGTTATTTTCACTATATTGCAGATAAAGTAAGGACTAAGCTTGCAGCTTGGAAGGCAAAACTCTTATCTATGGCAAGTAGAGTCCAATTGGTGAAATCAACCATTCTTAGCATGTTAATTCATTGTCTTTCCATTTATAAATTGCCTGGTAGCATTGTCAAGAAGATAGAAACATGGATGAGGAACTTCATAGGGAGTGACAACATTGATAAGAAAAAAATAGTTAATGTGGATTGGAAG AGCTGGTCTAATCTTCTGAAAGCTAGAGTTAAGAGGAATGGTAGAATTATTAAATACTCTATTAAATCCTCTATTTGGCATGAGATTCAAGAAGCTCATGGTACTGTGATGGAAAATTGCATGTGGAGTATAGGAAATGGCACAAGGGTGAATTTCTGGCTAGACAATTGGTTAGGGCAATCTTTAGCCAGTAAATTTCATATTCCTGAGAAGTTTCATTTTGCTCTAACTTCAGAAGTTAGTGATTGGTGGATCAACAATTCATGGTCTATTAGGAACAACATCCAGCTAGCCTTTCCAAATCAGTTACATTCTATTTTTGCAGTGACCATTCCTGATGTTGAGATTGAGGATCTTTTCATTTGGAAAAATGCTAAGGATGGACAACTTACTCTTAAGGAAGCCTACAACACCATCATTAAGCCCAACCCCTCTACAACCTGGAAATCCTTTCCTTAG